In a genomic window of Rhinolophus ferrumequinum isolate MPI-CBG mRhiFer1 chromosome 2, mRhiFer1_v1.p, whole genome shotgun sequence:
- the ARL14 gene encoding ADP-ribosylation factor-like protein 14: MGLLSSKNPKAKQAQILLLGLDYAGKSTLLYKLKLAKDIVTIPTVGFNVETLEWEKSLSLTVWDVGGQTRMRSVWGYYCEHTDGLVYVVDSTDKQRLEDSRREFEHILKNEHIKNVPVVLLANKQDVPGALTAEDITRMFKVKKLCCNRNWYVQPCCAITGEGLTEGLRKVTEFVKSHMKSRDTLSLFKQN; the protein is encoded by the coding sequence ATGGGTCTGTTGAGTTCTAAAAACCCTAAAGCCAAGCAAGCCCAAATTCTTCTTCTGGGGCTGGACTATGCTGGGAAGTCTACTCTCCTTTATAAATTAAAGCTTGCTAAGGATATTGTGACCATCCCGACAGTAGGTTTCAATGTGGAGACGCTCGAGTGGGAAAAGAGTCTTTCCCTCACGGTCTGGGACGTTGGAGGACAGACCAGAATGAGGAGCGTGTGGGGCTACTACTGTGAGCACACCGATGGGCTGGTGTACGTGGTGGACAGCACCGACAAGCAGCGGCTGGAGGACTCCAGGAGGGAGTTTGAGCACATTTTGAAgaatgaacacattaaaaatgtgCCTGTTGTCCTGTTAGCCAACAAACAAGATGTGCCTGGAGCTCTGACTGCTGAGGATATCACCAGAATGTTCAAAGTGAAGAAGCTCTGCTGTAACCGGAACTGGTACGTGCAGCCCTGCTGTGCCATCACCGGGGAGGGGCTGACCGAGGGGCTCAGGAAAGTCACCGAATTCGTGAAAAGCCACATGAAATCAAGAGACACTTTATCACTCTTTAAGCAGAACTAA